GCCCTTGTGAACGGGAGCGGAAGGATTGGAGATGTCGACGATTTCGAGGGCGTTGTTAAACTGTGAAGCCACATAGGCATAGTTGCCGGAGACGAAGACGGATTGTGGACCGGAGAGAGCCGCACCGCCGACTCCGTTTGCGAGTGAGCCCTTGTGAACGGGAGCGGAAGGATTGGAGATGTCGACGATTTCGAGGGCGTTGCTATCTCGTGAAGCCACATAGGCATAGTTACCGGAGACGAAGACAGATTGTGGAGTCTCCAGAGCCGCGCCACCGACTCCGTTTGCGAGTGAGCCTTTGTGAACGGGATTTTTGGGGTCGGAAATGTCGACAATCTCGAGTGTTCCGGCGGCTGAAGCTATATACGCATAATTGCCGGAGACGAAGACGGATTGTGCGCTCAAGAGAGCTGCTCCACCGACCCCATTCAAAATCTTCCCCGCATGCGTCGGCTGTGTCACTCCTCCCATAAGATTAAATCCGGTGGAAGAAGCGATGGTGAAGAAGGGTTCCGCGGTGGGTGTGGTAGCCATGGCAAGAAGTGGATTTGTTTGGTTTGCCGTGCCTGCGATGGAGAGAGTAGCGAAAGGAGAAGTGGTGCCGATGCCGACATTCCCCACGTTGTTGTTGAAAATATTATTCCCATTCGTTGACCATTCTGTCGAGGTGACACCAAGAGACGAAGTTGCCACAAGGTCATATCCACCTGTAGCATTTCCAAGAAGAAGCTGTCCTTGTGAAGGAGGAGAAGAAGTGCCGGTGCCTCCATTTGTGGTGGCAAGAGTGCCACTTAGGGTAAGCGTGCCAGAAGAAGTAATCGGGCCTCCAGTAAAGGAGAGACCTGTTGTGCCTCCGGAAGCATCGAGAGAGGTGAGGGTGCCGGAGCTTCCACTGCTTCCGCTTGAATTGGAGTTGGAGTTTGAGTTTGAACGTCTGATGCTATCAAAAATTCGGTCGGTTTGGAGGGATTCGTGGAGAGCGAGACCGTAGAGTTGGTTTTGGAGATTCGTGAAAAGAGCGTCGACGTAGGATTGTGAGACACCTCCTGTGGTGGTGTAGGTGTTGTAGTAGGTAGGATTTTGTGTGACGTAAGTGGGTGAACCTTCTCCGTTTGAACTTGGGGGTGGAGAGAAAGAGGGAGAGAAAGAAGGTTCGGGAGAAGAAGAGGGCTCGAGAACGAGAGGAGGTTCAAAAGTGGGTTCGGGAGAGACTACTGGAGCAGGAACATTTTCTTTGAGGCAATACGCGGGAGTTGCTCCGGGAACAAGGAAATCAATGGCGCATCTAAACTTCTGCCACCAGGAAATGAGGGTGGTGGAGACCGAAGCAGATTGGGGAGAGAGAGCCGCGTCCGTTGCGGACGCGGCATGATTCTCTCCCACTTTCGCACCATGAATACCCAAAGGAGGAGGGAGAACCGTAAGAACATCTGTCAAATATCCTTCTCTCGCAGAGAAAGCAAACACAAGGGTGAAGCATGTTGCTCCTGCTAACAGAAGAAACAGAAAAAAAGTTCTCATATTAGAAAACCTCCCGTTAGAATTATCTAAACGTTCGCTCATGTAGCCATATTTTATCACAGAAGCATGGGCGATACTTCAAAAAGGTGGGGATAAGTTAAGCTAAGGAACGACTCTCCTTCAGGAGATCCTTTCAAGCTAAAGCTGTTAAGGATGTTGCGAATTTATTATTTTGTTTTTGCAGATTTTTTAGAACTATTCCTGACGAGCTTGTCGAACTCATTTTCCGTGAGAATTTTTTTATGTATCGCAAGTTCACGAATGTTTTTTCCGGTCTCTCGCGATTCACGAACGAGTGCAGTTGTTGCGTCATACCCGATTTTTGGAGAAAGTAGAGTGGCATAAGCGGTTGAGTTCTCGAGATACTTCCTGCAAATTTCCTTGTTCGCTCTTATTCCCGCAATGCATTTACCGGAAAATTGAGTTAGAACCTCATTTGCAAGCTTAAGCGACTGAATCAGTCGATCTACAATCACGGGAAGCATGACGCCGAGCTCCAGTTGGGCGCCAGCACATGCCCCCTCGACAGATACGGTATTTCCCGAAATGAGGTAATATGCCTGGTTGACAGTTTCCGGGACAACAGGGTTCACTTTTCCCGGCATGATTGAAGAGCCTTTTTGGAGTTCCGGCAATTCGATTTCGGCAAATCCACCCGAAGGTCCCCCAGCCATAAGCCGAAGGTCGTCAGCAATCTTTGACGAGTCAAGCATGAGCGCGCTTACGGCTTGAGAAATCGCCAGAAAATCCGTCTGGCTCGAAGTTTGTGACATGAAACTTTTTGCAGGATAAAATTGGCGATTCGTCATTCGTCGAAGCTCTAGAAATATGAAGGCAATATATTCCGGACTGGCATTTATTGAGTTGCCGATAGCAGTTCCTCCCAAGTTGAGCTCGAGACAATATTTTTTTACTCTTCCAATCCGCTCATGATGCCTCTTGAGTATGAATGCAAATGATAGAAATTCCGCGCCAAGGGTAGTCGGTAGAGCGTCCTGCAGATGAGTTCTTCCGAGCTTGAGAACGTCCCTAAATTCGCGCGATTTGTTCTCTAGGGCTGTAAAGAGAAGACTAACGCTACGTTCGAGAGCCTCTAAGAGATCAAAACAGGCAAGTTTAAGGGCCGAAGGATTGACATCGTTCGTGGATTGGCTCCGATTTACATGGTCATTGGGGTGAACTACATTTTTACCCCCCACATTTTCTAGTATTTCAGTCGCTCTATTTGCGATGACTTCGTTCACATTCATATTGACCGAAGTTCCCGCTCCGCCCTGAATTCCCGGAAGTAGAAACTGCTCATCAAATTTCCCGTCCAAGATTTCGTCACAAGCCCTATCAATCGAGTTTTTTATCTCCTCGGCTAAGTCTCCGGTTCTGCTGTTGGCAAAAGCCGCAGCTTTTTTAATTTTCACGATTGCGTAAATGAATTCGCTATGCACCCTCGGGTAATCAAATGGAAAATTTGAAATTGCCCTTCCGGTTTCCTTGCCGTAATATTTCTTCTGTCGTATTTTGCGGTTTGTCATATGTCGTTAGCATACACCCTAGCGCAGAAATGTTGCTGTGGATAAGTTTACGAGTTGCGAAACTAAGCAACGATACGATATTGGCTGACCCCGCTTCCCTCTTTCTTCCATCAGTGTCTTCGTGTTCAAGTAGCTATACTTACTCTCCCGACAAGGGCGCAGTGGTCGCTTAATCCGCAGAACATCTCTACGTCATGGACCTCATATCCGGGCGAGCTAAAAATGCCGTCAACCATAAGTTCAAGTTGCGCTCCTCCACGGTGAAGCTTCTTGTCTAGACTGCTAGAAAAGCGTGCCGGCACATTGTCTTTTAACTGCTCTGTAAGCATCCCAAATATTTCGCCACCTCTCGGAGCGTTAAAGTCTCCGGCAAGAAGAAGCTCATCAAAATTGCTTATGGCTTTCAGCAATTCTTTCATGTCTTTGCGCTGGTGACTGTCGGGCATTCCGTCTGGAGTCCAGGTGAAATGGGTAGTGGCAATTCTAAAAAGTTTAGAATCTTTTTCGAGTTCACACGCAAGCAGACTGTAACTTTGAGTTGCGTGTTTGGACTCGGCGCTTCGGCGGTCAAATTCGACCGCGGGTTCATCATTTCCGGCATAGCGCATTATTGTTTTGTTTTTTATCGGGAAACGGGAGAAAATCGCGATGCCTTCTTTGGACCGAACATTTTTTTTGGTGCGAAGAGTCATTCCCGCAAAAGCATATTCCGCATTGGCGGCCTCAGCGATGATTTGAAGCGCGGACTCCGGAACCTCCTGCATGCAGAGAACGTCAAATGAATTTTCCTTCACGAACGGAACAATGCGCTCCAAGTGCTTATCGCTTTCAATATTGAGCTGGAGCAATTTAATTTCATTTTTCATATTTCCGTCATTATAACTATTTTTGCTATTTATGAAAGTAATACTTTCGCATCACGTTTTTAGGTTTACGAATAAAAAAACCGAAGGCGCGGTTGTGCCTTCGGTCATGGTTGTGAGAAATGAATCAGGATTTCGGTGCTACGATGGCACCCGTAAGTCCCATGTTCGCCTCGAGTCCAAGCATCAGATTCGCATTTTGAATTGCATGCCCCGCTCCGCCCTTTCCGTGTCGGGCGATTGACGAAAAGGCCACAGTCTCTTGGGGTGGCGACGCGTACGATATGACCGCTAGATTTGAACCGTCCACTTTTTCTTTGTGAGCAGGCCTTATCGAAACGCGCACAAGCGGATTATTTTTGTAAAAGTCTTGCGCCAGCCCGAAGCACACTTCGGCATCCAAACTTCCCTCGAGGAAGCAGGTTGTTAGATTGACCGAGCTCAAATGAATCAAGGGGGAATGGGATTTTGGACTTGAATCCTGACAGCCCCCGGATAGGCACTCAATAAGTCTGCCCATTTCCTTTGCGTGGAAGTGATCAACATTCGAGCAGTCTGAAGCTACCTTGCTGTGTCCCGCTGATTGCTCATCTGTTTCGCTCGATATGTCGGCGCCGGTGACTCCTGATGAAGAGTGAGAGATTAAATTCTCGTGACGCCACTCCATTTTTTTGGGAACCAGGATTGGCGCAAGAGCGATTAGTGCTCCGGTGAAGTAGCATCCTGGAACGATGACTCTTGTCTGTCCGCGGATTCTATCTGGATAAATGTCCGCTAGTCCGTCCACCCATTCTGTATTCTCACCGCAGAAATCAGTCCCGAGATCGACGATCCTCGTTCGAGGTCCGATTTTATCCACAAACGCGGGCGAGGCATCCGGCGGAAGAGAAATGAAGATGAGGTCAAGCCCCGAGGGAGGTGTTTGGTTGTACTTCCTGCTCGTGGCGTCCACAAGATAAGTAAGTCCAAACTGTGGGTGGTTTCTCACAAGTCGAACTAGGTTTTTCCAGGCGTCGTCATTTGTCCCAATAACTCCGATATTGAATTTTTTTTCGGGCATATACCCTCTCACTTTTGCTTAGGTTTTCAAAAAAACAGCTGACCCGAGATAAACTCGCGAAAAGACAGCTGACTCCCCTAACTATGCACTAGTTTATAAAATTGTCAACTACTTCAGCGTTCATACTGAAAGAAGAATTAATTGAAGTAAAAAATTACTGCGAAAAAATTGTGTCCTTGAATCTGTTCAATGCCTCCATCTGAAACGCATTTATATGGATAGAAGGTCTCTTGCTTTTCAAAAAGTTTATTGCCTCATCTATTCCCATGCCAGACTTAATCAAATACGCGATATATAAAGTTGGCGCTCTGCCGTGTCCATTTTTGCAGTGAATATATACTTTTATTTTTCGGTTTATTAGGAACTCAAGAACCTGCACCCCCAGGCTAAGGGCATCCGGGGTCGGGGCGCGGTCATTTTCCGTCGGCAACCAAAGAAAATAACTTACGCCCGCCGGGGCGTCTATTTTGTCTTTTTCCAAGCTGATGTCGGCTTGCACATTTTTTGATAAGAGCTCCCTGTTGAAACCAAACTGGCAACACATATTGGTGCCTATAAAAACCAGCTCGTCTATCTGACTGTAATCAAAGCCGTGCTTCCCAAAAGAATGATTATAGATGTCAATAATTTTATTTGGCATGTGCTTTCTTTAGAACCTCAATGTCCATTTTTTCATTTTTTGCAAGTAATCTGTCCCAACAATGCGAAATATTGCACAATATTTATTGGTAATTTCCTTTGCGTCGGCTTCGAACATATGCGTCAACGCTCCATTTCCCTGCCCCGTAAGCGGAAAGAAACAAAAAGACGAAGCACAGTAAAAAGGCGGTCTCGCCATGATTTTGTATCGGCCAGACTCCACTTGGAAAATGTCCGATAAAATAGGCAACTGCCATTTCTCCCGAAAGGATAAACGCGACGGGGCGAGTAAAAAGCCCCAGAAGAACAAGTGAACCTCCCACAACCTCAAGTATGCCCGCAGTCGTCAAAAGCGCACCCAATTCAAATCCCGGGGGCATTCCTCCAAACCAGCCGAAAAGTTTCAACCCCCCAGCCTGAAAGAATATGACAAACGCGCCCATGCGAAGAAGCAATAAACTCACATCGGTCGCTTGCTCCTTTGTAATTATTTTTTTCATGATTTTAAAATGATACTTTATTCTAATTTACAAATGGTAGCAAAAAATATCGATATCGGTCAACTTTATGGGGAGTGGACCTGAACAATAACTCTACGTGTTTCCAATTTTAAAAAATCACTATATAATTATGAGGTCATGAGTTCAAAAGACGTTCATTGGGTGAAAAACTTGCCATATTCTAAGATGGTGTTTCCTAACACTTTTTCTGACCGAACAAAATATATTTTTTGGTGGCTGTATACACCCTGTCATCCGTATATTCGGGATATATTGCTTGCTTTGAGAATTGTACGGCATGAGGGAAGACAAGATTTTCTTTTAGGAAAAATTGCGCCTCATCTAACAATCAAAGAATTTACCCATATTATTATCGAACGTGGCTACGGCAACCATTTTGTCGCCTGGAAAGACGAAGGTGAGCTGGTGAGCTTGCGTTATGTTGAGAATTTTGCTTTTCAATACCACTTGCGGGTATTTGAAGATCGGGAAGTGCGCGCGCATTATGAGCATACGCCGGAGTGTTTTCCCATTTCACATATAAAACAAATTAATATGGAAGATAGGCGGAGAGACTTTCTAAAGATTCTCGGTGATACCATTGTTAATCAGTGAAAGTTTGCCACATGTCTATCTCCGTCGCAAAGTGGGCAGGTACTCTCGTCACTTCCAATAAAAAACCTCGAATGGTTTGCACCAAGCGAGGTATTAGTTAAATCTGATCCCTGGAGCGTAAAACTCCCTTGATTTGATTGCTCTCTTTCTTCCCATCAAGGAGACTATGTACTTTCTTTGACGATTTCTCCGTGGAGAGCCCAATGGTATGCCGAAACGTCCTTTCACCAGTTTTCGATTTTCGAGCTCCCACATGAACCGGTAAAAACTGGAAAAAGTGGCGGAGTAGTATCCGATGGACGTGAGTTTTTCCCACAATTCCTTGCACCACTCACCTCGGACGCTGACGGTAGCGTCGAGGGAAGAAAGGACGGCATATTCCAAGTGCGATAGTTCGGGAAGCTTCAGTTTATTCATTGTTTTTTTGGTTGTTGGTCGTGGACGTTTACTCTACTTGTTCCTTTTTAACATTTAAACGAAAACCTGTCAATCTCCTGTCTTCGAAACGACATCCTTATAAACTGGAGTTTGTAGGGGTCTTGCGGATATTGCGTGAAGCAATCTCATCCTGGGAAAACCATTTTGCGAGTATATATTGAATAACTGCATAGATAAGCGCAAGTGGCGCGAGTTCCAAGACGCTTAAGAGGCTCGGCGATTTTAGATTATAAAAAGTATCTATAAAGGGAATTTTCACCAAAAAAAGGAACGAAACTATCTCTAAAACAATGAGCGCGAAAAATTGTTTTTTCTGGGCATCTGTGGTAACTCCGGCATACACTCTCGGGGTAAACGTGAAGAATATGAGTCCAGCGAGAATAAAAGCCAGAATGACCAAACTTGTGGGACTGGTGATTTTTGTATTCTCAATACTGGCGTAGAAAGCAAAAACAACCAATATTGTTTGAGGAAGTGCTGAGATTGCGGCAAATGGCAAAACTCTTTTTAGAAATGGTCTGGGGTCTTGCAACAAGTGAGCGTGCCTTGACCGGATAATCCAATAAAAAATCAGAGATGTGGGCAATCCTATCGCAAAGTAATTGATAAAAGTAATATTGAGGGGAGTAAATGGAAATGAATAGCCGAGCATTATGAGAGAAATGAAAAATAGAAAGCCAATGATTATCTGATTGAAAAATATGCTGGCACAAATTTCAATATTTTCAATAACACTGTCCGCAAGCTTGACCCCATTCGGTAAATCTCCGAAGCTATTTTTTGTCAAAACAATGGATGCTATTTGGCGTGTGGCAACGGCGCCGTCAAACATAGCGACGCCGAGGTCGGATTTTTTTATCGCTACTGCGTCATTGGCGCCATCTCCTACCATTGCCGTAAAACCGTCATGTTTCAAAGCCTCGATAAGTTTTTCTTTTTGCAACGGTTTAACTCTGGCAAAAATCGTAAAGCCTTTCGTTTTTTCAATAAAATCTTCTGCTGACCATCCTTCTATCTCCGGACCCGTTATGACCGCGCCCGTATTTTTTACACCTGCCGATTCCGCGACAGCTCGAACGGTGTCAGGGTTGTCTCCGGAAATTATTCGAATAACCACTCCACGCTTTTGAAAAAAATCGATGGCGTCCTTTACCCCTTCGCGAAGGTTGTTGCTCAATACAAAAACTGCAATTGCAGACAGTTGCACTTTAGAAAGATCGGATGGGATTACTCCCCCTTTCACTTCCGTAAAAAAAACAATTCGGTTGCCTATTTTTGTTTCCGTTTCAATAATATTTTTTAGCCATTCTTTTTCTTGAGAGCTGATGAGTTGGGAAAGTAAAATATCGGGCGCGCCAACCAATATACAGTTTTCCGCGTCATCGTTTTGAGCGCGAACCGCTCCAAACTGTCGGGTCGAGGAAAAAGAAAGATCTTCCACTATAACACCCTCAAAATCGGTATTCACGAATTTGCCAATCGCATTCATCATCAAAGATGCGTCATTTGAGCCCTTTATATAGGCCGTGGCGGCCTGCTCCGCCTCGGGTCTTGTGACACCTTCGGCAAGATGCATTTCCCTGACCTCAAGATTATTGTCGGTAAGCGTTCCGGTTTTGTCCATGCAGAGGTTTTTGATTCTCCCTATTTTTTCGACGGCATTTATCTCCTGAAGAAGAATATTTTTCCGATACAGATTTGATGCGCCAAAGGCAAAAATGAGCGTCATGATGACCACCATACCTTGTGGCAAGAGGAGGCTGGTCAGGGCTCCCACATTTTTCACAATATCAACCGGTAGCTGATGAATGACATATCCCCTCACCGTAACAAAAAAAATGATGAGTATAAGAAGGTAACTCGAGTACTTAATGATTTTATTCAGTGCAATTTGAATGGGACTAAAATTGAGCGAGAATTTTTTGACGCTTTTAGTCATTTGAGCAATTCTACTGTTCGCAAATGTTTCTTCGACTTCCAAAACGCCTGAACCGGATGTAACTATCCCGCCAGCAAGAAGCTTCCCTCCCGGTACGCGTAAAGATGACCGCGATTCTCCAGTAATGAGTGCTTCATTTACTTCAAATCCGTGAGATGAAACGAGGTGTCCATCGCACGGAACCTGGTCCCCTGTTTTAAGTTGTATCCGGTCATTTTTCTCCACTTCCTCGGTGTGAATGGAATGTTCGCTTCCGTCCTTTTCAATGCGGAGCGCTCGAGGAGCCGTCAATGATTGGAGTTTTTGAAGTGTCCACCAAGCTTTGGTTTCCTGTGCGGTCCCGATAATCATATTTAAGACAGTTATTGAACCCAGAAATATTCCCTCTCTCACATCTCCAAATAAAATGAGAAAAATAACAACCACTCCAATAATCGCGTTTACCAAA
The genomic region above belongs to Candidatus Taylorbacteria bacterium and contains:
- a CDS encoding aspartate ammonia-lyase → MTNRKIRQKKYYGKETGRAISNFPFDYPRVHSEFIYAIVKIKKAAAFANSRTGDLAEEIKNSIDRACDEILDGKFDEQFLLPGIQGGAGTSVNMNVNEVIANRATEILENVGGKNVVHPNDHVNRSQSTNDVNPSALKLACFDLLEALERSVSLLFTALENKSREFRDVLKLGRTHLQDALPTTLGAEFLSFAFILKRHHERIGRVKKYCLELNLGGTAIGNSINASPEYIAFIFLELRRMTNRQFYPAKSFMSQTSSQTDFLAISQAVSALMLDSSKIADDLRLMAGGPSGGFAEIELPELQKGSSIMPGKVNPVVPETVNQAYYLISGNTVSVEGACAGAQLELGVMLPVIVDRLIQSLKLANEVLTQFSGKCIAGIRANKEICRKYLENSTAYATLLSPKIGYDATTALVRESRETGKNIRELAIHKKILTENEFDKLVRNSSKKSAKTK
- a CDS encoding endonuclease/exonuclease/phosphatase family protein, which produces MKNEIKLLQLNIESDKHLERIVPFVKENSFDVLCMQEVPESALQIIAEAANAEYAFAGMTLRTKKNVRSKEGIAIFSRFPIKNKTIMRYAGNDEPAVEFDRRSAESKHATQSYSLLACELEKDSKLFRIATTHFTWTPDGMPDSHQRKDMKELLKAISNFDELLLAGDFNAPRGGEIFGMLTEQLKDNVPARFSSSLDKKLHRGGAQLELMVDGIFSSPGYEVHDVEMFCGLSDHCALVGRVSIAT
- a CDS encoding dual specificity protein phosphatase family protein, with the translated sequence MPNKIIDIYNHSFGKHGFDYSQIDELVFIGTNMCCQFGFNRELLSKNVQADISLEKDKIDAPAGVSYFLWLPTENDRAPTPDALSLGVQVLEFLINRKIKVYIHCKNGHGRAPTLYIAYLIKSGMGIDEAINFLKSKRPSIHINAFQMEALNRFKDTIFSQ
- a CDS encoding DoxX family protein, giving the protein MKKIITKEQATDVSLLLLRMGAFVIFFQAGGLKLFGWFGGMPPGFELGALLTTAGILEVVGGSLVLLGLFTRPVAFILSGEMAVAYFIGHFPSGVWPIQNHGETAFLLCFVFLFLSAYGAGKWSVDAYVRSRRKGNYQ
- a CDS encoding HAD-IC family P-type ATPase — translated: MFRVSESTRQKRDAIMSILFRNVFLLVNAIIGVVVIFLILFGDVREGIFLGSITVLNMIIGTAQETKAWWTLQKLQSLTAPRALRIEKDGSEHSIHTEEVEKNDRIQLKTGDQVPCDGHLVSSHGFEVNEALITGESRSSLRVPGGKLLAGGIVTSGSGVLEVEETFANSRIAQMTKSVKKFSLNFSPIQIALNKIIKYSSYLLILIIFFVTVRGYVIHQLPVDIVKNVGALTSLLLPQGMVVIMTLIFAFGASNLYRKNILLQEINAVEKIGRIKNLCMDKTGTLTDNNLEVREMHLAEGVTRPEAEQAATAYIKGSNDASLMMNAIGKFVNTDFEGVIVEDLSFSSTRQFGAVRAQNDDAENCILVGAPDILLSQLISSQEKEWLKNIIETETKIGNRIVFFTEVKGGVIPSDLSKVQLSAIAVFVLSNNLREGVKDAIDFFQKRGVVIRIISGDNPDTVRAVAESAGVKNTGAVITGPEIEGWSAEDFIEKTKGFTIFARVKPLQKEKLIEALKHDGFTAMVGDGANDAVAIKKSDLGVAMFDGAVATRQIASIVLTKNSFGDLPNGVKLADSVIENIEICASIFFNQIIIGFLFFISLIMLGYSFPFTPLNITFINYFAIGLPTSLIFYWIIRSRHAHLLQDPRPFLKRVLPFAAISALPQTILVVFAFYASIENTKITSPTSLVILAFILAGLIFFTFTPRVYAGVTTDAQKKQFFALIVLEIVSFLFLVKIPFIDTFYNLKSPSLLSVLELAPLALIYAVIQYILAKWFSQDEIASRNIRKTPTNSSL